A region of Vigna radiata var. radiata cultivar VC1973A chromosome 6, Vradiata_ver6, whole genome shotgun sequence DNA encodes the following proteins:
- the LOC106764480 gene encoding protein RADIALIS-like 4, which produces MASNSVWTTKQNKKFENALAIYDKDTPDRWQNLARAVGGKTVEEVKRHYEMLVDDLKQIEEGRVPLPNYRKVAATEAGSIRGYSYMNEEQRMKVLSLR; this is translated from the exons ATGGCCTCAAACTCAGTTTGGACAACAAAGCAGAACAAGAAGTTTGAGAATGCTTTGGCCATCTACGACAAGGACACCCCAGATCGGTGGCAGAACTTGGCCAGGGCAGTGGGAGGAAAAACAGTGGAAGAAGTGAAAAGGCACTATGAGATGCTTGTTGATGATTTGAAGCAGATTGAAGAAGGTCGTGTGCCCTTGCCCAATTACAGAAAAGTTGCTGCAACAGAAGCAGGCAGCATCAGAGGTTACAGTTACATGAATGAAGAACAAAG GATGAAAGTCCTAAGCCTCAGGTGA